The following coding sequences are from one Streptomyces sp. NBC_00536 window:
- a CDS encoding xanthine dehydrogenase small subunit — protein MVAARITVNGKETQISPAAAHTTALDFLRERGLTGTKEGCAEGECGACSVLVARPGVRKPTDWVAVNACLVPVAALDGQEVITSEGLATAGEPGAPAALHPVQQEMAARGGSQCGYCTPGFICSMASEYYRPDRCAHADPDPSGDSGADSGADSEHGPNGFDLHALSGNLCRCTGYRPIRDAAFAVGSPAEDDVLARRREQSPPAPVATAYTRDDGTFLRPGTLAEAVRLLRERPGAVVVSGSTDWGVEVNIRSRRADCVVAVDRLSELRGLRVASDHIEIGAALTLTEIERRLDGDVPLLADLFPQFASRLIRNSATLGGNLGTGSPIGDSPPVLLALEASLLLADADGEREVPLSDYFTGYRQSVRRPGELIRAVRVPLPLSRVTAFHKIAKRRFDDISSVAVAFALDIENGVVGKARIGLGGVAATPVRARTTEAALEGRPWTAETVEAAARLLRTEGTPMDDHRASAGYRSAMLGQSLLKLYARTTEAVSS, from the coding sequence ATGGTAGCGGCGCGGATCACGGTCAACGGGAAAGAAACGCAGATTTCACCGGCCGCGGCCCACACCACGGCGCTGGACTTCCTGCGCGAGCGCGGCCTCACCGGCACCAAGGAGGGCTGCGCCGAGGGTGAATGCGGCGCGTGTTCGGTCCTGGTGGCCCGGCCCGGGGTGCGGAAGCCCACGGACTGGGTGGCGGTCAACGCCTGCCTGGTTCCGGTCGCGGCGCTCGACGGCCAGGAGGTCATCACCTCCGAGGGTCTCGCCACCGCCGGCGAACCCGGCGCGCCCGCCGCGCTGCACCCCGTACAGCAGGAGATGGCCGCCCGCGGCGGCTCCCAATGCGGCTACTGCACACCGGGGTTCATCTGCAGCATGGCGTCCGAGTACTACCGGCCCGACCGCTGCGCGCACGCGGACCCGGACCCGTCCGGCGACTCCGGTGCCGACAGCGGTGCCGACTCCGAGCACGGCCCCAACGGCTTCGATCTGCACGCGCTGAGCGGGAACCTGTGCCGGTGCACCGGCTACCGCCCGATCCGCGATGCCGCCTTCGCCGTCGGCTCGCCCGCCGAGGACGACGTACTCGCGCGGCGTCGCGAGCAGTCCCCGCCCGCACCGGTCGCCACCGCGTACACCCGGGACGACGGCACGTTCCTGCGGCCGGGCACCCTGGCGGAGGCGGTACGGCTGCTGCGCGAGCGGCCCGGGGCCGTGGTCGTCTCGGGCAGCACCGACTGGGGTGTGGAGGTGAACATCCGCTCCCGCCGCGCCGATTGTGTGGTCGCGGTCGACCGGCTTTCCGAACTGCGGGGCCTGCGCGTCGCATCCGATCACATCGAGATCGGGGCGGCGCTGACGCTCACCGAGATCGAACGCCGCCTCGACGGCGATGTCCCGCTGCTGGCCGACCTGTTCCCGCAGTTCGCCTCCCGGCTCATCCGCAACAGTGCGACCCTCGGCGGCAATCTGGGAACCGGCTCCCCCATCGGCGACAGCCCGCCGGTGCTGCTCGCGCTGGAGGCGTCGCTCCTGCTCGCCGACGCCGACGGCGAGCGCGAGGTCCCCCTGTCCGACTACTTCACCGGCTACCGGCAGAGCGTGCGCCGTCCCGGCGAGCTGATCCGCGCGGTGCGCGTCCCGCTGCCGCTCTCGCGGGTCACGGCCTTCCACAAGATCGCCAAGCGGCGCTTCGACGACATTTCCAGCGTGGCGGTCGCCTTCGCCCTCGACATCGAGAACGGCGTCGTCGGGAAGGCGCGCATCGGCCTGGGCGGCGTGGCCGCCACCCCGGTCCGCGCCCGCACCACCGAGGCGGCCCTGGAGGGCCGGCCGTGGACGGCGGAGACCGTCGAGGCCGCGGCCCGGCTGCTGCGGACCGAGGGCACACCCATGGACGATCACCGCGCCAGCGCCGGCTACCGCTCCGCGATGCTCGGCCAGAGCCTGCTCAAGCTGTACGCGCGAACCACCGAGGCGGTGTCGTCATGA